Proteins encoded in a region of the Populus alba chromosome 13, ASM523922v2, whole genome shotgun sequence genome:
- the LOC118028141 gene encoding pentatricopeptide repeat-containing protein At1g73710 produces MLHSGSYSYSQSHNHTSRELGHQNLLQLNIYSPSKLLSLHSPRVFIGFNNNHLKNHNFSRRKHCPLPNNALLGDKRVLYSQTQKHSSKESKVFLGFKLQCHSKTLTLPTKGFTVNGKKKKYGGVLPSILRSLESNTDVEKTLHSFCENLSPKEQTVVLKEQRNWERVVRVFEFFKSQKDYVPNVIHYNIVLRVLGRAKRWDELRLCWMDMAKNGVLPTNNTYGMLVDVYAKAGLVEALLWIKHMRLRGLFPDEVTMNTVVKVLKDVGEFDKAERFYKDWCAGRVELDGLELDSMLDSENGSRSEPVSFKHFLLTELFKTGGRVKIGGSSDEETLVRKPSLTSTYNTLIDLYGKAGRLKDAAEVFSEMLKSGVAMDTITFNTMIFTCGSHGLLSEAESLLDKMEERRISPDTRTYNIFLSLYADAGNINAALECYWNIRNVGLVPDIVSHRTILHVLCERNMVREVEAVIEEMKKSSQKIDVHSVPGIVKMYINEGLHDRANNLLDKCQFDVGFSSKIRAAIIDAYAERGLWAEAEAVFYGKRDLLGPEKAVLEYNVMVKAYGKAKLYDKAFSLFKGMRNHGTWPDDVTYNSLIQMFSGGDLMDQARDLLDEMQGAGFKPQCLTFSAVIACYARLGQLSDAVDVYQEMVKAGVKPNEVVYGSLINGFAEVGNVEEALKYFRMMEENGIPANQIVLTSLIKVYSKLGCFDGAKHLYKKMKDLEGGPDIIASNSMISLYADLGMVSEAELVFKNLRENGQADGVSFATMMYLYKSMGMLDEAIDIADEMKQSGLLRDCVSYNKVMACYATNGQLRECAELLHEMIGQKLLPDGGTFKILFTVLKKGGFPSEGITQLESAYLEGKPYARQAVITSIFSVVGLHALALESCESFTKAEVALDSFAYNVAIYAYGSSGEIDKALKTFMKMQDEGLEPDLVTSINLVHCYGKAGMVEGVKRIYSQLKYGEMKPNDSLVKAVVDAYKNANRHDLAELVNQDIRFGFDSQQYSDSEIEAESDESSLGF; encoded by the coding sequence atgcttCACAGTGGCAGTTACAGTTACAGCCAGAGTCACAATCATACTTCAAGAGAATTAGGGCATCAAAATCTCCTCCAACTGAACATTTACTCTCCAAGTAAGCTCCTTTCTCTTCATTCTCCTAGGGTTTTTATAGGGTTTAATAACAACCatcttaaaaatcataatttttcaagaagaaaGCACTGCCCTTTACCCAACAATGCTTTACTTGGTGATAAAAGAGTTTTATATTCACAAACCCAGAAACACAGTAGTAAAGAAAGTAaggtttttttagggtttaagctTCAGTGTCACTCGAAGACTCTAACTTTACCGACAAAGGGTTTTACAGTAAATggtaaaaagaagaagtatGGTGGTGTTTTGCCATCAATTTTAAGGTCTTTAGAGTCTAATACTGATGTTGAGAAAACCCTTCATTCCTTTTGTGAGAATTTGAGTCCTAAAGAACAAACTGTGGTTCTTAAAGAACAGAGGAATTGGGAGAGAGTTGTTAGGGTTTTCGAGTTTTTTAAGTCGCAGAAGGATTATGTTCCGAATGTGATTCATTATAATATCGTTCTTCGAGTTTTGGGTAGAGCTAAGAGATGGGATGAATTGCGGCTTTGTTGGATGGATATGGCGAAAAATGGGGTTTTGCCGACGAATAATACTTATGGAATGCTTGTTGATGTGTATGCGAAAGCGGGTCTTGTTGAAGCTCTTTTGTGGATTAAACACATGAGACTTAGAGGGTTATTTCCAGATGAGGTTACAATGAATACTGTTGTCAAGGTTTTGAAGGATGTGGGGGAGTTTGACAAGGCAGAGAGGTTCTATAAGGATTGGTGTGCTGGAAGGGTTGAGTTGGATGGTCTTGAATTGGATTCTATGCTTGATTCTGAAAATGGGTCTCGATCTGAACCAGTTAGTTTTAAGCATTTTTTGTTGACTGAGCTTTTCAAAACAGGAGGGAGAGTAAAGATTGGGGGTTCATCAGATGAAGAAACATTGGTTAGGAAGCCAAGTCTAACATCCACATATAATACGTTGATTGATTTGTATGGGAAGGCAGGACGTCTCAAGGATGCTGCTGAAGTCTTTTCAGAAATGTTGAAATCTGGGGTGGCAATGGATACTATCACTTTCAATACCATGATCTTTACTTGTGGAAGTCATGGACTTTTGTCAGAAGCAGAGTCTTTGCTTGATAAGATGGAAGAAAGACGGATATCTCCTGATACGAGaacttataatatatttttatctctatATGCTGATGCAGGAAATATTAATGCAGCCCTCGAGTGTTATTGGAATATTAGAAATGTGGGTCTTGTTCCTGATATTGTATCTCATCGAACTATACTTCATGTATTATGTGAAAGGAATATGGTAAGAGAAGTGGAGGCTGTTATTGAAGAAATGAAGAAGTCTTCTCAGAAAATTGATGTGCATTCTGTGCCTGGTATcgttaaaatgtatattaatgaAGGTTTGCATGATAGAGCAAATAACCTTTTAGACAAGTGCCAGTTTGATGTTGGATTCTCATCAAAGATTCGTGCAGCAATTATTGATGCTTATGCTGAAAGGGGGCTTTGGGCCGAAGCAGAGGCTGTCTTTTATGGAAAAAGGGATTTGTTGGGACCGGAGAAGGCTGTTTTGGAATATAATGTCATGGTCAAAGCTTATGGTAAGGCAAAGCTTTATGATAAagccttttctctctttaagGGCATGAGAAATCATGGGACTTGGCCTGATGATGTCACATATAACTCTCTCATCCAAATGTTCTCTGGTGGTGATTTAATGGATCAAGCTAGGGACCTCTTAGATGAAATGCAAGGAGCAGGGTTTAAACCGCAATGTCTAACCTTCTCTGCTGTCATTGCATGCTATGCCCGTCTGGGCCAGCTTTCTGATGCAGTTGATGTTTACCAAGAAATGGTAAAGGCAGGAGTAAAACCTAATGAAGTTGTTTATGGGTCTTTAATCAATGGATTTGCGGAAGTTGGGAATGTTGAAGAAGCTCTGAAGTATTTTCGCATGATGGAAGAAAATGGGATTCCTGCAAATCAGATAGTGCTGACTTCCCTGATCAAGGTTTATAGTAAGCTGGGATGCTTTGATGGAGCAAAACATTTGTATAAGAAGATGAAGGATTTGGAGGGCGGTCCTGATATTATTGCATCAAATAGTATGATCAGTCTTTATGCAGACCTTGGAATGGTATCTGAAGCTGAATTGGTTTTcaaaaatttgagagaaaacGGTCAGGCTGATGGGGTTTCCTTTGCGACCATGATGTATCTGTATAAGAGCATGGGCATGCTTGATGAAGCCATTGATATTGCAGATGAGATGAAGCAGTCAGGTTTACTGAGGGACTGTGTGTCATATAATAAGGTAATGGCATGCTATGCCACCAATGGTCAGCTGCGTGAGTGTGCTGAATTGTTGCATGAGATGATTGGCCAGAAACTGTTGCCTGATGGTGGaacctttaaaattttattcactGTTTTGAAGAAAGGAGGCTTTCCATCTGAAGGTATAACACAGCTAGAATCAGCTTATCTGGAAGGAAAACCTTATGCTAGACAAGCTGTCATCACCTCCATTTTCTCTGTAGTGGGTCTGCATGCTTTAGCGCTCGAGTCGTGTGAGTCTTTCACAAAAGCAGAAGTAGCTCTTGATTCCTTTGCCTACAATGTTGCAATATATGCTTATGGGTCATCAGGGGAGATTGATAAAGCTTTGAAAACATTCATGAAAATGCAGGATGAAGGCCTTGAACCAGACCTTGTTACTTCTATTAATCTGGTTCATTGTTATGGGAAAGCTGGTATGGTTGAAGGTGTGAAGAGGATTTATAGCCAATTAAAGTATGGAGAGATGAAGCCCAATGATTCTCTAGTCAAGGCTGTCGTGGATGCTTATAAAAATGCTAACAGGCATGATCTTGCCGAATTGGTTAACCAAGACATAAGATTTGGTTTTGATTCTCAACAATATTCTGATTCTGAAATTGAAGCCGAGTCTGATGAAAGTTCTCTGGGCTTTTAG
- the LOC118028143 gene encoding LOW QUALITY PROTEIN: pentatricopeptide repeat-containing protein At1g03540-like (The sequence of the model RefSeq protein was modified relative to this genomic sequence to represent the inferred CDS: inserted 1 base in 1 codon) codes for MWYLTNTSPNRQKCFQKSVMKLLLSSQRHYSTLASLNLKTFENPQSKAYKIIQYCKSGSLFEAIHVLNSIDWTRLSNKPFFYASLLQTCTKAVSFTHGIQFHAHVIKSGLDTDRFVGNSLLALYFKLGPNLFEARRVFDGLFYKDLISWTSMITGYVKVEKPKKSLELFLEMLGLGIEPNGFTLSAVIKACSGLGDLRLGKCFHGVVMVRGFDLNDVISTALIDMYGRNSAVDDASLVFVELPQPDAVCWTSIISAFTRNDAYDKALGFFYSMCRKHGLSPDGFTFGTVLTACGNLGRLKQGKEVHAKVIASGLSGNVFVESSLVDMYGKCRLVNQSQCVFDRMSVKNLVSWTALLGGYCQNGDFESVIRIFREGKKVDTYSFGTILRACAGLAAVRQGKEVHCQYVKRCCWRDVVTESALVDLYAKCGCIDFAYRIFVRMSVRNXITWNSMIYGFAQNGRGGEVFQLFDEMIEEGIRPDYISFVGVLFACSHVGLVDQGKKYFAAMSEVYEIKPGIEHYNCMIDLLGRAGLLEEAENLIENANCRDEPSLWTVLLGACAASPHSATAERIAKKAVELKPDHHLSYVYLANVYRAVGRWDDAVKIRNLMTKRGVGKMPGTSWIET; via the exons ATGTGGTACTTAACCAACACATCTCCGAACCGCCagaaatgttttcaaaaatcAGTTATGAAGCTTCTTCTCTCTAGCCAACGCCATTACAGCACGCTTGCTTCTCTAAATCTCAAAACTTTCGAAAACCCACAATCCAAAGCATACAAAATCATCCAGTACTGCAAATCCGGTTCGCTTTTTGAAGCAATTCACGTCCTAAACTCCATAGACTGGACAAGACTCTCCAACAAACCTTTCTTTTATGCTTCTCTCTTGCAAACTTGTACTAAAGCTGTCTCCTTTACTCACGGTATCCAATTCCATGCTCATGTTATAAAATCTGGTCTTGATACTGATAGGTTTGTGGGAAATAGCTTGCTTGCACTTTATTTCAAGCTGGGTCCTAATCTTTTTGAGGCAAGAAGGGTTTTTGATGGCTTGTTTTATAAAGATTTGATTTCTTGGACTTCAATGATAACTGGTTATGTTAAGGTAGAAAAACCAAAGAAGTCtcttgaattgtttttggaAATGTTGGGTCTTGGTATTGAGCCAAATGGGTTCACTTTATCTGCTGTGATAAAGGCGTGTTCGGGACTTGGGGACTTAAGGCTTGGTAAATGCTTTCATGGGGTTGTTATGGTTCGTGGTTTTGATTTGAATGATGTTATTTCTACTGCTTTGATTGATATGTATGGAAGGAATTCTGCGGTGGATGATGCGAGCCTGGTGTTTGTTGAATTGCCTCAGCCAGATGCTGTTTGTTGGACCTCGATCATTTCAGCTTTTACGAGGAACGATGCGTATGACAAAGCTTTGGGATTCTTTTATTCGATGTGTAGGAAACATGGGTTGTCGCCTGATGGGTTTACGTTTGGGACGGTTTTGACTGCTTGTGGTAATTTAGGGAGGTTGAAGCAAGGTAAAGAAGTGCATGCTAAGGTGATTGCATCAGGATTGAGTGGAAATGTTTTTGTTGAGAGCAGCCTTGTTGATATGTATGGGAAATGTAGGTTGGTTAACCAATCTCAATGTGTTTTTGATAGAATGAGTGTAAAGAATTTGGTTTCCTGGACTGCATTGTTAGGGGGATATTGTCAAAATGGTGACTTTGAATCTGTTATTAGGATTTTCAGAGAAGGGAAAAAGGTTGATACCTATAGTTTTGGAACTATTCTTCGTGCTTGTGCAGGTTTGGCAGCTGTAAGACAAGGGAAAGAGGTTCACTGCCAGTATGTGAAAAGGTGTTGTTGGCGAGATGTGGTCACAGAATCAGCTTTAGTTGATCTTTATGCAAAATGTGGTTGTATTGATTTTGCATACAGAATTTTTGTGCGGATGTCAGTTAGAA TGATAACTTGGAACTCGATGATTTACGGCTTTGCCCAGAATGGAAGAGGTGGAGaagtttttcaattatttgatgAGATGATTGAAGAGGGGATTAGGCCTGATTATATTAGTTTTGTTGGGGTTCTTTTTGCTTGTAGTCATGTTGGTTTGGTTGACCAAGGGAAGAAATATTTTGCCGCAATGTCTGAGGTATATGAAATTAAACCAGGAATTGAGCATTACAATTGCATGATTGATCTTCTAGGGCGTGCTGGTTTGCTAGAAGAAGCAGAAAATTTGATAGAGAACGCAAATTGCAGAGATGAGCCATCTCTTTGGACAGTTCTTCTTGGTGCTTGTGCAGCCAGTCCACACTCTGCTACTGCAGAGCGCATTGCAAAGAAAGCAGTGGAATTGAAACCTGACCACCACCTGAGCTATGTATATTTAGCTAATGTCTACAGAGCAGTTGGCCGATGGGATGATGCTGTTAAAATTCGGAATTTAATGACGAAGAGAGGTGTTGGCAAAATGCCAGGCACAAGTTGGATCGAGACTTAA
- the LOC118028166 gene encoding uncharacterized protein, with translation MVCFCFLVDQTRKVRRSKPAAGTCSRCGGGASVADMKTCTRFCYVPFYSRSWRAIMCTFCGAILKSYH, from the coding sequence AtggtttgcttttgttttcttgttgatCAGACTCGGAAAGTGAGAAGGAGCAAGCCGGCAGCCGGAACTTGTTCAAGGTGTGGTGGCGGGGCAAGTGTAGCTGACATGAAAACCTGCACAAGATTTTGCTACGTGCCATTTTACTCGAGATCTTGGAGAGCTATCATGTGTACTTTCTGTGGAGCTATTCTCAAATCTTACCACTGA
- the LOC118028154 gene encoding uncharacterized protein: MVGFVSETSTIKEEEDESNQVSKARNLEDPIDPFDQKLTNFADSFLDFDSIEEFFEDPESFSLDFEKRMEMGDKGLVVEDLVVNGSDSVFEEKKGIVDGSDLGGLVKVKEERVELERGGSLGCSIEEEMGRVSLVAGLSLVVVDGGAKVVGDEAEIGNGGLMNGSGSDIGDGSGVIGKIVSDEGESESESESESESESSSSSSSSDDDDDEQEEESDQEEEEKKGEVRLEVNKGLDGLGDMEEGEIRDADGEEIVAGNDSEDEGEEEVVEEEEEEDDGCKMVEWSDVDEEEDAATGEPIRSKNEVQFLPPVPPVHVSLELHHQMLPVGVVLSAIGPQVIVQGVEKHNPLNEGSILWITEKRSPLGMVDEIFGPVKNPYYVVRYNSESEVPAGVLNGTLISFVPEFANHVLNVKNLHKKGYDASGEYDEEITNETEFSDDEKEAEHKRMLKMSKRGVSDEKSGKNKNNRRKVKNRGGGWKNNKPFGEQMPTGVDQLPPDQNLRNDSAVGTSLAPVPQTTGVYAPSNGVWANMVPPQQPQALAIPGGFPANNMHWPVQSQLQHPYQIPMANGMPFQQQFNPGQRLLPNALLAGGQPNFFAGPAYPPPWPAAGGHYFNQAAFGTGFQVQPNPPAMNVVDQGMISTGPPLGQNCSFQPPAIPPGNIQAPQQFNAGASSSHGRKPYRRGGRGGGRFSGGRGRQPPN, translated from the exons ATGGTGGGGTTTGTATCTGAAACCTCCAccattaaagaagaagaagacgaaagCAACCAAGTTTCAAAAGCTAGAAACTTGGAAGACCCAATTGACCCTTTTGATCAAAAGCTCACAAACTTTGCtgattcttttcttgattttgattctATAGAGGAGTTTTTTGAAGACCCAGAAAGCTTTAGTTTAGATTTTGAGAAGAGAATGGAGATGGGTGATAAAGGGCTTGTTGTTGAGGACCTGGTTGTTAATGGTTCTGATTCAGTTTTCGAAGAAAAGAAGGGAATTGTTGATGGGTCTGATCTGGGGGGTTTGGTGAAGGTGAAGGAAGAAAGAGTGGAGCTTGAAAGAGGAGGGAGTTTGGGGTGTTCTATTGAGGAGGAGATGGGAAGGGTTAGTTTGGTTGCAGGGCTGAGTTTAGTTGTGGTTGATGGGGGTGCAAAAGTTGTGGGTGATGAGGCAGAGATAGGTAATGGTGGTTTGATGAATGGGTCGGGTTCAGATATTGGTGACGGTAGTGGTGTGATTGGTAAAATAGTGAGTGATGAAGGGGAGAGCGAAAGTGAAAGCGAGTCTGAATCGGAGAGTGAAAGCAGTTCATCTTCTAGTAgcagtgatgatgatgatgatgaacaagaagaggagAGTGATCaggaagaggaggagaagaagggGGAAGTTAGACTGGAAGTAAATAAAGGGTTAGATGGTTTGGGTGACATGGAAGAAGGTGAGATAAGGGATGCTGATGGAGAGGAAATTGTTGCTGGGAATGATAGTGAGGATGAGGgtgaggaggaggtggtggaggaggaggaggaggaggacgaTGGATGCAAGATGGTTGAGTGGAGTGATGTTGATGAGGAGGAGGATGCTGCTACGGGAGAGCCTATTAGGTCGAAGAACGAGGTTCAG TTTCTCCCTCCTGTTCCTCCTGTTCATGTTTCATTGGAACTTCATCATCAGATGCTACCTGTTGGAGTTGTTTTGTCG gCTATAGGTCCCCAGGTTATAGTTCAAGGGGTGGAAAAGCACAATCCCTTGAATGAGGGTTCTATCCTGTGGATAACTGAAAAGAGATCCCCGTTGGGGATGGTAGATGAGATTTTTGGACCTGTCAAAAACCCATACTACGTGGTGAGATACAATTCAGAAAGTGAAGTCCCTGCTGGTGTCCTTAATGGTACTTTGATATCTTTTGTTCCTGAGTTTGCCAATCATGTGCTCAATGTCAAGAATCTTCACAAGAAAGGGTATGATGCATCTGGTGAATACGATGAAGAGATAACTAATGAGACAGAATTTTCAGATGATGAGAAAGAGGCGGAGCACAAGAGGATGTTAAAAATGTCAAAGAGGGGAGTTAGTGATGAGAAAtctggaaaaaacaaaaacaatagaaGGAAGGTGAAAAATAGGGGTGGCGGTTGGAAGAATAATAAACCTTTTGGGGAGCAAATGCCAACTGGTGTAGATCAGCTACCACCCGATCAAAATTTGCGTAATGACTCTGCTGTTGGAACATCGTTGGCCCCAGTGCCTCAGACAACTGGTGTTTATGCACCTTCAAATGGTGTATGGGCGAATATGGTACCACCTCAGCAGCCTCAGGCTTTAGCAATTCCAGGTGGGTTTCCAGCTAATAATATGCATTGGCCTGTACAGAGCCAACTTCAGCATCCCTATCAGATACCTATGGCAAATGGAATGCCATTTCAGCAACAGTTCAATCCTGGTCAGAGATTACTTCCCAATGCTTTGTTAGCAGGCGGACAACCTAATTTCTTTGCTGGACCTGCATATCCTCCACCATGGCCTGCAGCGGGAGGACACTACTTTAACCAAGCTGCATTTGGAACAGGATTTCAGGTTCAACCTAATCCTCCAGCTATGAATGTGGTAGACCAAGGAATGATATCCACTGGACCGCCTTTAGGACAGAACTGTAGTTTCCAACCACCAGCCATCCCTCCTGGCAACATACAAGCTCCTCAGCAATTCAATGCAGGAGCCTCTTCCAGCCATGGAAGAAAACCTTATCGTAGAGGGGGTAGAGGGGGCGGTCGTTTTTCAGGTGGGAGAGGCAGACAGCCACCAAACTGA
- the LOC118028149 gene encoding protein ULTRAPETALA 1 isoform X1 — protein MANGAEREMVLLFSEEELREMSGVKRGGDYIEVMCGCTSHRYGDAVGRLRVFINGELEITCECTPGCDEDKMTPAAFEKHSGRETARKWKNNVWVIVNGEKVPLVKTVLLKYYNQASKNGNGSHRSHNGRVCHRDEFVRCNKCNKERRFRLRSKEECRIHHDALADANWKCADMPYDKITCDDDEERASRRVYRGCTRSPTCKGCTSCVCFGCEICRFSDCSCQTCTDFTRNAKV, from the exons ATGGCTAATGGAGCTGAGAGAGAGATGGTGTTGTTGTTTAGTGAAGAAGAGTTGAGAGAGATGAGTGGGGTCAAGAGAGGTGGAGATTACATAGAAGTGATGTGTGGGTGTACAAGCCATAGATATGGTGATGCTGTTGGTAGGCTTAGGGTTTTTATCAATGGTGAACTTGAAATCACATGTGAATGCACTCCTGGTTGTGATGAAG ACAAGATGACTCCTGCTGCATTCGAGAAGCACTCTGGAAGAGAGACAGCTAGAAAATGGAAGAACAATGTATGGGTCATAGTTAATGGGGAGAAGGTTCCATTGGTAAAGACAGTGCTGCTCAAATACTACAACCAGGCCTCAAAAAATGGCAATGGATCCCACAGGTCACACAATGGACGAGTTTGTCATCGTGATGAGTTTGTTCGCTGTAATAAATGTAACAAGGAACGCAGGTTTCGGTTACGGTCCAAAGAGGAGTGTCGGATTCACCATGATGCTTTGGCTGATGCGAACTGGAAATGTGCTGATATGCCATATGACAA AATAACATGTGATGATGACGAAGAACGGGCAAGTCGGAGGGTGTACAGGGGTTGCACCCGTTCTCCAACATGCAAGGGCTGCACTTCCTGTGTGTGCTTTGGTTGTGAAATCTGTCGTTTCTCAGATTGCAGCTGCCAAACTTGCACTGACTTCACTAGGAATGCAAAAGTTTGA
- the LOC118028149 gene encoding protein ULTRAPETALA 1 isoform X2: MVMLLVGLGFLSMVNLKSHVNALLVVMKMTPAAFEKHSGRETARKWKNNVWVIVNGEKVPLVKTVLLKYYNQASKNGNGSHRSHNGRVCHRDEFVRCNKCNKERRFRLRSKEECRIHHDALADANWKCADMPYDKITCDDDEERASRRVYRGCTRSPTCKGCTSCVCFGCEICRFSDCSCQTCTDFTRNAKV, translated from the exons ATGGTGATGCTGTTGGTAGGCTTAGGGTTTTTATCAATGGTGAACTTGAAATCACATGTGAATGCACTCCTGGTTGTGATGAAG ATGACTCCTGCTGCATTCGAGAAGCACTCTGGAAGAGAGACAGCTAGAAAATGGAAGAACAATGTATGGGTCATAGTTAATGGGGAGAAGGTTCCATTGGTAAAGACAGTGCTGCTCAAATACTACAACCAGGCCTCAAAAAATGGCAATGGATCCCACAGGTCACACAATGGACGAGTTTGTCATCGTGATGAGTTTGTTCGCTGTAATAAATGTAACAAGGAACGCAGGTTTCGGTTACGGTCCAAAGAGGAGTGTCGGATTCACCATGATGCTTTGGCTGATGCGAACTGGAAATGTGCTGATATGCCATATGACAA AATAACATGTGATGATGACGAAGAACGGGCAAGTCGGAGGGTGTACAGGGGTTGCACCCGTTCTCCAACATGCAAGGGCTGCACTTCCTGTGTGTGCTTTGGTTGTGAAATCTGTCGTTTCTCAGATTGCAGCTGCCAAACTTGCACTGACTTCACTAGGAATGCAAAAGTTTGA